The following are from one region of the Arachis duranensis cultivar V14167 chromosome 10, aradu.V14167.gnm2.J7QH, whole genome shotgun sequence genome:
- the LOC107468853 gene encoding uncharacterized protein LOC107468853, producing MDGSIGMAGSNAEGRTTCTESNRCNYDVDGVCNTDVGIDGDDPLVEDELDYDDVIGLTGEDICKKVFCREQRAYHFFMRIGKCHEFGVQKGDHRKNEDGNLIRRRFFCNRMVNLVHNHALTLKVTVDMIPEFCGISDGAKAQIDGMQCYGQPTSKILGYKAGIEGGYSLLGFTKKDAYNDIDKTKWKKNVDGDPNAALIYLEGKATADTIRWLGTI from the exons ATGGATGGCAGCATTGGAATGGCTGGTTCTAATGCAGAAGGAAGGACTACGTGTACTGAATCGAATCGTTGTAATTATGATGTGGATGGTGTTTGCAATACTGATGTTGGGATTGATGGGGATGATCCATTGGTCGAGGATGAATTAGATTACGATGATGTTATTGGTCTAACTGGTGAAGACATTTGTAAGAAGGTCTTTTGTCGTGAGCAACGTGCTTATCATTTCTTTATGAGGATAGGAAAATGTCACGAATTTGGAGTTCAAAAGGGAGACCATAGAAAGAACGAGGATGGCAATTTGATAAGGAGAAGATTCTTTTGCAATAG AATGGTGAACCTCGTTCACAACCATGCGCTCACACTAAAGGTAACGGTAGACATGATTCCTGAATTTTGTGGCATTTCTGATGGTGCAAAGGCACAGATCGATGGCATGCAATGTTATGGGCAACCTACATCAAAGATCTTAGGCTACAAGGCTGGGATTGAGGGTGGGTATTCTTTACTTGGTTTCACCAAAAAGGATGCGTACAACGACATTGACAAGACAAAATGGAAAAAGAATGTTGATGGGGACCCAAATGCGGCACTCATATATCTGGAAGGAAAGGCCACTGCAGATACAATTCGATGGCTCGGTACAATCTAA